One Physeter macrocephalus isolate SW-GA chromosome 10, ASM283717v5, whole genome shotgun sequence DNA window includes the following coding sequences:
- the LOC102980733 gene encoding 60S ribosomal protein L36a-like, whose translation MVNVPKTCRTFCKEIKELKTPCGKHQPHKVTQYKKGKESLYAQGKRLYDRKQSDYGGQTKPIFQKKAKTTKKIVLRFKCVEPNCRSKRMLAIKRCKHFELGGDKKRKRQVIQF comes from the exons ATGGTGAATGTTCCTAAAACCTGCCGGACTTTCTGTAAGGAGATTAAGGAACTTAAAACTCCCTGC GGCAAGCATCAACCCCACAAAGTGACACAATACAAGAAGGGCAAGGAGTCTCTGTATGCCCAGGGAAAGCGGCTTTATGACAGAAAGCAGAGTGACTATGGTGGGCAGACTAAGCCGATTTTCCAGAAAAAGGCTAAAACTACAAAGAAGATTGTGCTGAGGTTTAAATGTGTTGAGCCCAACTGCAGATCTAAGAGAATGCTGGCTATTAAGAGATGCAAGCATTTTGAGCTGGGAGGAGATAAGAAGAGAAAGCGCCAAGTGATCCAGTTCTGA